The proteins below are encoded in one region of Bacteroides uniformis:
- the coaE gene encoding dephospho-CoA kinase (Dephospho-CoA kinase (CoaE) performs the final step in coenzyme A biosynthesis.) has protein sequence MAIKIGITGGIGSGKSTVSRLLEVLGVPVYISDLETKRLMVSDSFIREELSALLGAEVYAGGTLNKPLLASYLFGSPEHAKEINCIVHPRVKEDFRRWTQCRTAFPIVGIESAILVEAGFAGEVDAIVMVYAPEEVRILRAVRRDASSRELIEKRIRSQMNDEEKRKYADFVIVNDGETPLIPQVLELIGSLSEKMHYLLRK, from the coding sequence ATGGCGATTAAGATAGGTATAACCGGTGGTATCGGTAGCGGAAAGAGTACGGTATCCCGGCTGCTGGAGGTATTGGGTGTTCCCGTCTATATCTCGGATTTGGAAACGAAGAGGTTGATGGTTTCCGACTCATTTATCCGCGAGGAACTGTCAGCTTTGCTTGGTGCGGAAGTGTATGCCGGTGGCACGCTGAACAAGCCTTTGTTGGCGTCTTATCTTTTCGGCAGTCCGGAGCATGCCAAAGAAATCAACTGTATTGTGCATCCTCGTGTAAAGGAGGATTTCAGGCGGTGGACACAATGCCGCACCGCTTTTCCCATTGTCGGTATAGAATCGGCCATTCTGGTCGAAGCGGGGTTTGCGGGTGAAGTGGATGCTATTGTTATGGTCTATGCGCCCGAAGAGGTGCGCATTTTACGTGCCGTCCGGCGGGATGCTTCCTCGCGCGAATTGATAGAAAAGCGTATCCGTAGCCAGATGAATGACGAAGAAAAGCGTAAATATGCAGATTTTGTCATTGTAAATGATGGCGAAACCCCATTGATTCCGCAAGTTTTAGAGCTAATCGGTTCGCTATCTGAAAAAATGCACTATCTGTTACGCAAATAG
- a CDS encoding CdaR family protein, translated as MFERRNIQRTYLKISREVKDFLLSDKSREFFIFLFFFFVAGGFWLLQTLNNDYEADFSIPVRLKGVPNNVVITSEPASELRIKVKDKGTVLLNYMLGKSFYPVILDYADYKGVDNQVRIYPSQFEKKVLNQLNASTRLLSMKPDTLEYIYSTGASKLVPVKLRGTLSAGREYYLSDTIFSPDSVLVYAPQGVLDTIAVAYTQPVKLEDISDTLRQQVPLRIQKGVKFVPSSIEMMLPVDIYTEKTVEVPLRGVNFPADKVLRAFPSKVQVTFQVGLSHFRQINADDFHIYVSYEELLRLGSDKYTVKIKNLPKGVSQVRFNPAQVDFLIEQVSPDYGD; from the coding sequence ATGTTTGAACGTAGGAACATACAACGTACATATCTGAAGATATCAAGAGAAGTGAAGGACTTTCTGCTTAGCGATAAAAGCAGGGAGTTCTTCATTTTTTTGTTTTTTTTCTTTGTAGCCGGTGGCTTCTGGCTCTTGCAGACCTTGAACAACGACTATGAGGCGGACTTTTCTATACCGGTGCGGCTGAAGGGAGTGCCCAATAATGTGGTGATTACCTCTGAACCTGCTTCAGAACTCCGTATCAAGGTAAAGGATAAGGGAACGGTACTGCTCAACTATATGTTGGGAAAGAGCTTTTATCCCGTTATTCTCGATTATGCCGATTATAAGGGCGTGGATAATCAAGTAAGGATATATCCCTCGCAGTTTGAAAAGAAAGTGCTGAACCAGCTGAATGCCTCTACCCGCCTGCTTTCCATGAAGCCGGATACATTGGAGTACATCTATTCGACGGGAGCCTCCAAACTGGTGCCGGTGAAGCTGCGCGGCACGCTGAGTGCCGGACGTGAGTATTATCTTTCGGATACGATATTCAGTCCCGATTCCGTATTGGTGTATGCGCCGCAAGGCGTGCTGGATACGATTGCTGTTGCCTATACGCAACCGGTGAAGCTGGAAGATATATCGGATACCTTGAGGCAGCAAGTCCCCCTGCGTATCCAGAAAGGTGTGAAGTTTGTGCCTTCTTCCATTGAGATGATGCTTCCGGTGGATATTTATACGGAAAAGACAGTGGAGGTGCCGTTGCGTGGCGTTAACTTTCCTGCCGACAAGGTGCTGCGCGCTTTCCCTTCCAAGGTGCAGGTCACGTTTCAGGTTGGTCTGAGTCATTTCAGGCAGATTAACGCTGATGATTTTCATATTTACGTGTCCTATGAGGAACTGCTCCGTCTGGGTTCCGACAAGTATACGGTAAAGATTAAGAATCTGCCGAAAGGGGTGAGCCAGGTACGCTTCAATCCGGCACAAGTGGATTTTCTGATAGAGCAAGTTTCTCCTGATTATGGCGATTAA
- the yajC gene encoding preprotein translocase subunit YajC → MNLMTVFFLQAPAAGPAGGGSMMWIMLIAMFVIMYFFMIRPQNKKQKEIANFRKSLQVNQKVITAGGIHGVIKEINDNDVVLEIASNVKIRIDKNSIFAAAADANSSQASK, encoded by the coding sequence ATGAACTTAATGACTGTATTCTTCCTGCAGGCTCCCGCTGCAGGCCCTGCCGGTGGTGGTAGCATGATGTGGATTATGCTGATAGCCATGTTCGTTATTATGTATTTCTTTATGATTCGTCCTCAAAACAAGAAGCAAAAGGAAATAGCAAACTTCCGTAAATCGCTTCAAGTGAATCAGAAAGTAATCACAGCTGGTGGTATCCATGGTGTTATCAAGGAAATCAACGACAATGATGTGGTGCTTGAAATCGCTTCTAACGTTAAGATTCGTATAGACAAGAATTCTATTTTTGCTGCAGCTGCTGATGCGAACAGCAGTCAGGCATCTAAATAA